From one Fundidesulfovibrio putealis DSM 16056 genomic stretch:
- the hslV gene encoding ATP-dependent protease subunit HslV, translated as MDIHGTTILAVRDAKGVAMAGDGQVTFGQAVAMKHSARKVRRLYKDRILAGFAGSTADAFTLFERFESKLEEFSGNITRASVELAKDWRKDKFLRKLEAMLLVADATTILILTGAGDVIEPDDGVAAIGSGGTYALAAARALARNTDIGAAEIAQKAMDIAAELCVFTNSNIVLETVDKS; from the coding sequence ATGGACATCCACGGAACCACCATACTGGCCGTGCGCGACGCCAAGGGCGTGGCCATGGCCGGAGACGGACAAGTCACCTTCGGCCAGGCTGTGGCCATGAAGCACTCGGCCCGCAAGGTCCGCCGCCTGTACAAGGACCGCATCCTTGCGGGCTTCGCCGGGTCCACCGCCGACGCCTTCACCCTGTTCGAGCGCTTCGAATCCAAGCTGGAGGAGTTCTCCGGCAACATCACCCGCGCTTCGGTGGAGCTGGCCAAGGACTGGCGCAAGGACAAATTCCTGCGCAAGCTCGAAGCCATGCTCCTGGTGGCCGACGCCACCACCATCCTGATCCTCACCGGCGCAGGCGACGTGATCGAGCCCGACGACGGCGTGGCCGCCATCGGCTCCGGCGGCACCTACGCCCTGGCCGCAGCGCGGGCACTTGCCCGCAACACCGACATCGGCGCTGCCGAAATCGCGCAGAAGGCCATGGACATCGCAGCCGAGCTGTGCGTCTTCACCAACTCCAACATCGTCCTGGAGACAGTGGACAAATCATGA
- the hslU gene encoding ATP-dependent protease ATPase subunit HslU has translation MNSLTPREIVSELDRHIVGQHQAKRMVAIAMRNRWRRQQLDPALRDDIAPKNILMIGPTGVGKTEIARRLAKLSGSPFHKVEATKFTEVGYVGRDVESMVRDLMELGVRLIREEEAGKVRIKAETAAEERLLDLLLPPMGRAAPSYAADAIDVTPGGSAGTGEEGGSTRDKLKKLWRKGALDDKQVEMEVIIPSPTVDVMAMPGMEELGSQFKDMFSKVFPQKRKARKLKVREAYEILIAEESEKLVDMDKVAEAAKERVEQTGILFIDEIDKICGRGSQGGSGPDVSREGVQRDLLPVVEGCVVNTKYGMVRTDHILFIAAGAFHFSKPSDLVPELQGRFPLRAELSALGREEFLRILTEPQNSLTVQYKALLATEGVTVEFPMEGLEEVATFAQKVNDDTENIGARRLYTIMEKIIQDLSFDAPDRGGETVVIDREYVREKLKDVAEDRDLTRYIL, from the coding sequence ATGAACTCGCTCACCCCGCGTGAAATAGTATCCGAACTGGACCGCCACATCGTGGGCCAGCACCAGGCCAAGCGCATGGTGGCCATCGCCATGCGCAACCGCTGGCGCCGCCAGCAGCTGGACCCGGCGCTGCGAGACGACATCGCCCCCAAAAACATCCTCATGATCGGCCCCACGGGCGTGGGCAAGACCGAGATCGCCCGCCGCCTTGCCAAACTCTCCGGCTCGCCCTTCCACAAGGTGGAGGCCACCAAGTTCACCGAGGTGGGCTACGTGGGCCGCGACGTGGAATCCATGGTGCGCGACCTCATGGAGCTTGGCGTGCGCCTGATCCGCGAGGAAGAGGCCGGGAAGGTGCGCATCAAGGCCGAGACCGCCGCCGAGGAGCGCCTGCTGGACCTGCTCTTGCCCCCCATGGGACGCGCCGCGCCGTCCTATGCCGCCGACGCCATCGATGTCACTCCGGGAGGGTCGGCTGGCACGGGCGAAGAGGGCGGCTCCACCCGCGACAAGCTGAAAAAGCTCTGGCGCAAGGGCGCGCTTGACGACAAGCAGGTGGAGATGGAGGTCATCATCCCCTCCCCCACCGTGGACGTCATGGCCATGCCGGGCATGGAGGAGCTGGGCAGCCAGTTCAAGGACATGTTCTCCAAGGTGTTCCCCCAGAAGCGCAAGGCCCGCAAGCTCAAGGTGCGCGAGGCCTACGAGATCCTCATCGCCGAGGAGTCCGAGAAGCTGGTGGACATGGACAAGGTGGCCGAGGCCGCCAAGGAACGCGTGGAGCAGACCGGCATCCTGTTCATCGACGAGATCGACAAGATCTGCGGGCGCGGCAGCCAGGGCGGCTCAGGCCCCGACGTGTCGCGCGAGGGCGTGCAGCGCGATCTGCTGCCCGTGGTGGAAGGCTGCGTGGTGAACACCAAGTACGGCATGGTGCGCACGGACCACATCCTGTTCATCGCAGCCGGGGCGTTCCACTTCTCCAAGCCGTCCGACCTGGTGCCGGAACTCCAGGGACGCTTTCCGCTTCGCGCCGAGCTGTCGGCGCTCGGGCGAGAGGAGTTCCTGCGCATCCTCACCGAGCCGCAGAACTCGCTGACCGTGCAGTACAAGGCGCTGCTGGCCACCGAAGGCGTCACCGTGGAGTTCCCCATGGAGGGCCTGGAAGAGGTTGCCACGTTCGCCCAGAAGGTGAACGACGACACCGAGAATATCGGGGCGCGCCGCCTGTACACCATCATGGAAAAGATCATTCAGGACCTGTCCTTCGACGCCCCCGACCGGGGCGGCGAGACGGTTGTCATCGACAGGGAATATGTTCGCGAAAAGCTGAAAGACGTGGCAGAGGATCGCGACCTCACCCGTTATATCCTTTAA
- a CDS encoding macro domain-containing protein, giving the protein MGRNLQAVTRFDVAPGVLILAQGDIASSETQAVVNAANSRLAGGSGVDGAIHAAAGPQLPAACRAIIAARGDVAPGDAAITPGFGLRAGYIIHAVGPIWRGGHSGEPQALASAYRTSLTLCREHAIGSVAFPAISCGAYGYPVELAAPIALRELARGLAEGLVREAHMTLFSLQAYETWLGISRRIL; this is encoded by the coding sequence ATGGGCCGGAACCTTCAGGCCGTGACCCGCTTCGACGTCGCTCCGGGCGTGCTGATCCTGGCCCAGGGCGACATCGCCTCTTCGGAAACGCAGGCCGTGGTCAACGCAGCCAACTCCCGGCTGGCCGGGGGCAGCGGCGTGGACGGGGCCATCCATGCGGCGGCAGGACCGCAGCTTCCGGCGGCCTGCCGGGCGATCATCGCCGCGCGCGGCGACGTCGCGCCCGGAGACGCGGCCATCACGCCGGGCTTTGGCCTGCGCGCCGGATACATCATCCACGCCGTCGGCCCCATCTGGCGCGGCGGCCACTCCGGCGAACCACAGGCCCTGGCCTCGGCCTACCGCACCAGCCTGACCCTGTGCCGCGAGCACGCCATCGGCTCCGTGGCCTTTCCCGCCATCAGCTGCGGGGCCTACGGCTATCCCGTTGAGCTGGCCGCCCCCATCGCGCTGCGCGAACTGGCTCGGGGCCTCGCCGAGGGGCTGGTGCGCGAAGCCCACATGACGCTTTTTTCCCTTCAAGCATATGAAACCTGGCTGGGCATATCCCGCCGCATCCTGTAG
- a CDS encoding tetratricopeptide repeat protein translates to MKHPSPFARRFLRAAALFASFLAVLALAAGYISPSAATAAQAPAPAPALQRTLVLPLQPAPGMNYDGTGPALQNVMENMLSLNPALEETYLLRHMRDPFPTAADLQDYIRGQRHASAPLAGAAREGARYVLGGTVISDARAEVWIMDLLTGRTASKVLPVDAQGGLVAFRRELMDFLAAQQAQAGMAGMAFPPQQAAKALAPEATSLEALRLFGRSYGSYLVFSHLGNRAYLDLGLSRQAAGAAPQAALVANMHGWLLHALRQSPADEEYFRKALKLDPNNVDALDGMMQTALAKGGIDAATPWALRKARTRGADVGPSLAEMHMVLGNKAGYEKRLPVAAAHFRKAVALSPDSEQAPILLARTLDAMDMNKEAHKVLDARLKRPANPAVASMLLNFKARLYRWNASAFRRQGQTGPEKDELEKALDVLKTSPIPDMFEYSLALQRLAIIAFESGEYVLSSRYLEAIPLQKHHDPLFVEALSAHALAGAGDRVSARDLARTLSVKYAERARAREPVSERAYGALEQTFRGLEDAAMAESLKRQREALFPPRQ, encoded by the coding sequence GTGAAGCACCCCAGTCCTTTCGCGCGGCGGTTCCTGCGGGCCGCCGCGCTTTTCGCTTCATTCCTGGCCGTTCTCGCGCTGGCGGCAGGATATATTTCCCCATCAGCGGCCACTGCCGCCCAGGCTCCGGCACCTGCTCCCGCCTTGCAACGCACCCTGGTGCTGCCGCTCCAGCCTGCGCCCGGCATGAACTACGACGGAACCGGACCGGCGCTCCAGAACGTCATGGAGAACATGCTGTCCCTGAACCCGGCCCTGGAAGAGACCTATCTCCTGCGCCACATGCGCGACCCCTTCCCCACCGCCGCCGACCTCCAGGACTACATCCGGGGCCAACGCCACGCCAGCGCCCCCCTGGCCGGGGCCGCGCGGGAAGGGGCGCGCTACGTGCTGGGCGGGACCGTCATCTCCGACGCCCGCGCGGAAGTATGGATCATGGACCTGCTGACCGGCAGGACCGCTTCCAAAGTGCTGCCCGTGGACGCCCAGGGCGGGCTTGTGGCTTTTCGCAGGGAGCTTATGGATTTCCTGGCCGCGCAGCAGGCCCAGGCCGGGATGGCCGGGATGGCCTTCCCTCCTCAGCAGGCCGCCAAGGCCCTGGCCCCCGAGGCCACCAGCCTTGAGGCCCTGCGCCTGTTCGGGCGCTCCTACGGATCCTATCTGGTGTTTTCCCACCTGGGCAACCGCGCCTACCTGGACCTGGGCCTCTCCCGGCAGGCAGCCGGGGCCGCGCCGCAGGCAGCGCTGGTGGCCAATATGCACGGCTGGCTGCTCCACGCCCTGCGGCAGTCGCCAGCCGACGAGGAATATTTCCGCAAAGCCCTGAAACTGGACCCCAACAACGTGGACGCCCTGGACGGCATGATGCAGACCGCCCTGGCCAAGGGCGGCATCGACGCCGCAACGCCCTGGGCCTTGCGCAAGGCCAGGACGCGTGGAGCGGACGTCGGCCCGTCGCTGGCCGAGATGCATATGGTGCTGGGTAACAAGGCCGGGTACGAAAAACGCCTCCCCGTGGCTGCCGCGCACTTCAGGAAAGCCGTGGCCCTCTCTCCTGACTCAGAACAGGCGCCCATCCTGCTGGCCAGGACTCTGGACGCCATGGACATGAACAAGGAGGCGCACAAGGTGCTGGACGCCCGGCTGAAGCGGCCCGCCAACCCGGCAGTCGCCAGCATGCTGCTCAATTTCAAGGCCCGCCTGTACCGCTGGAACGCGTCCGCCTTCCGGAGACAAGGCCAGACAGGGCCGGAAAAAGACGAACTGGAGAAGGCGCTGGACGTATTGAAGACCAGCCCCATCCCGGACATGTTTGAATATTCCCTGGCCCTGCAACGGTTGGCCATCATCGCGTTCGAAAGCGGCGAGTACGTGCTGTCCAGCAGGTACCTGGAAGCCATCCCCCTGCAAAAGCACCATGACCCGCTCTTCGTGGAGGCGCTGTCGGCCCACGCCCTGGCCGGAGCCGGAGACCGGGTGTCGGCGCGGGACCTGGCCCGGACCCTGTCCGTGAAATACGCGGAGCGCGCACGCGCGCGGGAGCCTGTCTCCGAGCGGGCCTACGGGGCCCTGGAGCAGACTTTCCGGGGCCTGGAGGACGCCGCTATGGCGGAGTCTCTCAAGCGCCAGCGCGAGGCGCTGTTTCCGCCGCGCCAGTAG
- the argB gene encoding acetylglutamate kinase, producing the protein MENTAHSQARVLLESLPFIRKFHGQTVVIKYGGHAMKDEALKKSFALNVVLLKYIGVNPVIVHGGGPQIGQMLTQLGIESHFREGLRVTDDATMDVVEMVLVGRVNKEIVNLINLHGGASVGLSGKDGWLMKVRKLEMVLTREDAPPEIIDLGNVGEPVHINAGLIRTLTGSGVIPVIAPVGVDEAGKTYNVNADTAAGAVAQALGARRLILLTDVAGVLDAEGNLIESMDLREASWAIQDGVAKGGMIPKLKCCMEAVQSGVEKAHIIDGRVENSLILELFTKSGVGTEVTHKHS; encoded by the coding sequence ATGGAAAACACCGCCCACAGCCAGGCCCGCGTGCTGCTCGAGTCGCTGCCCTTCATCCGCAAGTTCCACGGCCAGACCGTGGTCATAAAGTACGGCGGCCACGCCATGAAGGACGAAGCCCTGAAGAAGAGCTTCGCCCTGAACGTGGTGCTGCTCAAATACATCGGGGTGAATCCCGTCATCGTGCACGGCGGCGGCCCGCAGATCGGCCAGATGCTCACGCAGCTTGGCATCGAGTCGCATTTTCGCGAGGGGCTTCGCGTCACAGACGACGCCACCATGGACGTGGTGGAGATGGTGCTGGTCGGGCGCGTGAACAAGGAGATCGTCAACCTGATCAACCTGCACGGCGGCGCGAGCGTGGGCCTCTCCGGCAAGGACGGCTGGCTCATGAAGGTGCGCAAGCTCGAGATGGTGCTCACCCGCGAGGACGCCCCGCCCGAGATCATCGACCTGGGCAACGTGGGCGAACCCGTGCACATAAACGCCGGGCTCATCCGCACCCTCACCGGCAGCGGGGTCATCCCGGTGATAGCGCCCGTTGGCGTGGACGAGGCAGGCAAGACCTACAACGTCAACGCCGACACCGCAGCCGGGGCCGTGGCCCAGGCCCTGGGCGCGCGCCGCCTGATCCTGCTCACGGACGTGGCCGGGGTGCTGGACGCCGAGGGCAACCTGATCGAGTCCATGGACCTTCGCGAGGCCAGCTGGGCAATCCAGGACGGCGTGGCCAAGGGCGGCATGATCCCCAAGCTGAAGTGCTGCATGGAGGCCGTGCAGTCCGGCGTGGAAAAGGCGCACATCATTGACGGGCGAGTGGAAAACTCCCTCATCCTGGAACTGTTCACCAAGTCCGGCGTGGGCACGGAAGTGACCCACAAGCACTCGTGA